One window of the Solanum stenotomum isolate F172 chromosome 11, ASM1918654v1, whole genome shotgun sequence genome contains the following:
- the LOC125844797 gene encoding uncharacterized protein LOC125844797, with amino-acid sequence MWINPEHKSKTNPEGVEPDRIEFYKHTHYMSEKGWSSLEAETHYNNMTDLKDLYTSGVSSMTIDEIVDTILGTKSGYIKGLGYGPKPNTTRSTQRRTAELEDSLKKAKQEAVSAQLELQNRLNATETVVDNQESQIQDQQSQIQSLNSQLNTIVARQEEMLRKMQLLSRSSPPSKD; translated from the exons ATGTGGATCAACCCAGAGCATAAg AGTAAAACTAACCCTGAAGGAGTAGAGCCTGACAGAATTGAGTTCTATAAGCATACTCATTACATGAGTGAGAAAGGATGGTCATCTTTAGAGGCTGAGACTCACTAT AACAACATGACAGATTTGAAAGATCTATATACATCGGGAGTATCTTCCATGACTATTGATGAAATTGTGGATACTATACTTGGTACAAAGTCGGGGTACATAAAAGGACTTGGTTATGGCCCAAAACCTAATACTACAAGATCTACACAAAGGAGAACGGCGGAGTTAGAAGACTCCCTCAAAAAGGCAAAACAGGAAGCTGTTAGTGCCCAGCTTGAATTACAGAATCGGTTAAATGCAACTGAAACTGTGGTAGATAATCAGGAATCTCAAATACAAGACCAGCAATCTCAAATACAATCATTAAATTCTCAATTGAATACTATAGTGGCACGCCAAGAGGAAATGCTTAGAAAGATGCAACTTCTTTCTCGCTCATCGCCACCAAG CAAAGATTGA